GGATCCCTCGTGTTCGGGCCGCGGATCGCGCGGATCGCGCGGATCAGACCCATCCGCGTGATCCGCGTGATCGGCGTGATCCGCGTCCAATCCTCGGGGAGCCCCGCGCTCGCCGGAGCCCCATGGGGCGCGAGAACGCCCGCCCGCGCATCGCGGACCGCGTGACCCGTGAGTAACTTCGCGGGACCGCTGACGCAGTCATCTCACTCGCGACGGGAGGCCGAGGTGCAGGCGACGAGTTACGACGCGATCGTCGTGGGATCCGGGATCTCCGGCGGCTGGGCCGCCAAGGAGCTCACCGAGCGCGGCTTGCGCACGCTGCTGCTCGAGCGCGGCAAGAACATCGAGCACGTGAAGGATTACGTGAACGCCACGAAGGCGCCGTGGCAGTACCCGCACCGCGGCGGCCGCACGAAGGCGATGGAGCACAAGTACCCGGTGCTCAAGCGCGACTTCCCGCTGAACGAGAAGAACCTCGACTGGTGGGCGAGCGACGAGGAGTCGCCGTACACGGAGGTGAAGCGCTTCGACTGGTACCGCGGCTACCACGTCGGCGGACGCTCGCTCATGTGGGGGCGCTGCTCGTTCCGCTGGAGCGACTTCGACTTCGAGGCGAACGGCAAGGAGGGTATCGGCACCGACTGGCCGATCCGCTACGCCGACGTCGCGCCGTGGTACGCGCACGTCGAGAAGCACGCCGGCATCTCGGGCTCGATCGAGCACATGCCGCAGCTCCCCGACGGCGAGTTCCAGCCGCCGATGCCGCTGAACTGCGCCGAGGAGATCATCGCGCGCCGCCTCGCCGAGAACTTCGGCGGCCGCCGCCGCATCATCCCGAGCCGCACGGCGAACCTCACGCAGCCGCTCCCCGGCCGCGGCGCCTGCCAGTACCGCGACGCGTGCTGGCTCGGCTGCCCGTACGGCGCGTACTTCAGCACGCAGTCGTCGACGCTCCCCGCGGCGGTGAAGACGGGGCGCCTCACGCTCCGCCCGTGGGCGATCGTCACCGAGGTCGTGTACGACAAGGACAACAAGCGCGCGAAGGGCGTGCGCGTGCTCGACGGCCTGACGAACGAGACCACGGAGTACAGCGCGAAGGTCGTCTTCCTCTGCGCGTCCGCGCTCAACTCGACGTGGATCCTGCTCAACTCGGCGCGCGACGTGTGGCCCGGCGGGTTGGGCAGCAGCTCGGGCGAGCTGGGTCACAACCTCATGGACCATCACTTCCGCGTGGGCGCGCAGGGCGTCGTCGACGAGCCGGGGCTGCTGGAGAAGGACCAGTTCGGGCGGAAGCCGAACTCGCTGTACATCCCGCGCTACCGCAACCTGTTCGGCGAGAAGCGCGACTACGTGCGCGGCTTCGGCTACGAGGGGAGCGCCGGCCGCGAGGGGTGGTCGCGCGCGGTCGCGGAGCTCGGCGTCGGCGGCGACTTCAAGGACATGGCGGCCGAGCCGGGGCAGTGGACGATGGGCGGCACCGCGTTCGGCGAGATGCTGCCGAACCACGCCAACACGGTGACCCTGGACGAGTCGAGAAAGGACAAGTGGGGGCTGCCGGTGCTGAAGATCGACTGCGGCCACGGCGAGAACGAGCGCCTCATGCGGAAGGACATGAAGAACGACATGGCCGAGATGCTCGAGGCGTGCGGGGTGAAGCACGTCCACACGTTCGAGCAGGAGTCGTTCCCCGGCATGGGGATCCACGAGATGGGCACCGCGCGCATGGGGCGCAGCCCGAAGGTCTCGGTGCTGAACGGCCACAACCAGGTGTGGGACGCGCCTAACGTCTTCGTGACCGACGGCGCGTGCATGGCCTCGACCGCCTGCCAGAATCCGTCGCTGACGTACATGGCACTGACGGCGCGCGCCGCCGCCTTCGCGGTGGACGAACTCAACCGACGCAACCTGTAACGGCTGCTGCGACGCACTGTTCACGGAGTCACGTACTCACACGGGAGGACGCAGTGCAGTCCACGGAATACGACGCGATCGTCGTCGGCTCGGGCATCTCGGGCGGGTGGGCGGCGAAGGAGCTGACGGAGAAGGGGCTTCGCGTCCTGCTGCTCGAGCGCGGCAAGAACATCGAGCACATCAAGGACTACGTGAACGCCACGAAGGGCCCGTGGCAGTACCCGCACCGCGGCGGGCGCACGAAGGCGATGGAGGCCGCGTACCCCGTGCTGCGGCGCGACTATCCACTGAACGAGAAGAACCTCGACTGGTGGGTGGACGAGCGCGAGTCGCCGTACACGGAGGTGAAGCGCTTCGACTGGTACCGCGGCTACCACGTCGGTGGGCGCTCGCTCATGTGGGGACGGCACAGCTACCGGTGGAGCGACTACGACTTCGAGGCGAACGCGAAGGACGGCATCGCGATCGACTGGCCGATCCGCTACGCCGACATCGCGCCGTGGTACGACCACGTCGAGAAGCACGCCGGCATCTCCGGCACGCGCGACGGGCTGCCGCAGCTCCCCGACGGCCAGTTCATGCCGCCGATCCCCCTGAACTGCGCCGAGGAGGCGGTCGCCGCGAAGATCCAGTCGGCGTTCGGCGGCAAGCGGCGCATGGTCCACGCGCGCGTCGCGAACGCGACGCAGCAGCTCCCCGGTCGGAACGCGTGTCAGTACCGCAACGCGTGCTGGCTCGGCTGCCCGTACGGCGGCTACTTCAGCACGCAGTCGTCCACGCTGCCGGCGGCGGTGAAGACCGGCCGTCTGACGCTGAAGCCGTGGGCGATCGTGACGGAGGTGCTGTACGACAAGGATCGCAAGCGCGCGACCGGCGTGCGCGTGATCGACGCGACGAACGATCAGACGACCGACTACAAGGCGAAGGTCGTGTTCCTCTGCGCGTCGGCGCTGAACTCGACGTGGGTGCTGCTGCGCTCCGCGCGCGACGTCTGGCCGGGCGGGTTGGGCAGCAGCTCGGGTGAGCTGGGCCACAACCTCATGGACCACCACTTCCGACTCGGCGCGAACGGACAGCTGCCCGGGTTCGACGACAAGTACTACTTCGGCAACCGGCCGGCGGGCTTCTACATCCCGCGCTACCGCAACCTGTTCGGCGACAAGCGCGACTACCTGCGCGGCTTCGGCTATCAGGGGAGCGCGAGCCGCGACGGGTGGTCGCGCGCGGTCGCGGAGCTCGGCGTCGGCGGCGCGTTCAAGGACGAGATGGCGCAGCCCGGTCAGTGGGGCGTCGGCGCCACCGCGTTCGGCGAGATGCTCCCCGATCACAAGAACACCGTGTCGCTCGACGAGACGAAGAAGGACAAGTGGGGGCTGCCGGTGCACAAGATCGACTGTGCGTTCGGCGAGAACGAGCGGGCGATGCGCAAGGACATGATGAACGACATGGCCGAGATGCTCACCGCCGCCGGCGCGACGAACGTGTCGACCTACGAGAACGAGTGCTTCCCGGGGATGGGCATCCACGAGATGGGCACCGCGCGCATGGGACGCGACCCGAAGACGTCGGTGCTGAACGCGAACAACCAGGTGTGGGACGCGCCGAACGTGTTCGTGACCGACGGGGCGTGCATGGTCTCGTCGAACTGCGTGAACCCGAGCCTCACCTACATGGCGCTCACCGCGCGCGCGGCCGACTTCGCGGTGCGCGAGCTGAATCGGCGCAACATCTGAACCCACCGCTGCTACGCAGCCACGCAGCCACGCACGGGATCCCATGTCAAATCACTCTGAGCAGGACCGGTTCATCGGCCGGCGCGAGGCGATCTTCCGCGTCGGCGGGCTGTTGGGCGGATTGACCCTGGTGGGCGGGAGCGCGCTGCTGGAGGCCTGTCAGCGCGAGCAGCCGCGCGCCGACACGACGGCCGCGGGCACGGGGCAGTTCTCGCCCCAGGACGTCGCGTTCCTCGACGAGGTGGCCGACACGATCCTTCCGACCACGGCGAAGTCGCCGGGCGCGAAGGCGGCGCAGACGGGCGCGTTCATGGCGCTCATGGTCACCGACACCTACGATCCGAAGGACCAGCAGACGTTCCGTGACGGCATGAAGAAGGTCGACGAGGCGTGCACGAAGATGCACGGCCACGGCTTCATGCAGTCGACGCCGGCGCAGCGGCTCGCGCTGCTCACGGAGCTGGACAAGGAGCAGAAGACGTACAGCGACGCGCGCGCCGCGGCCCGCGCGAAGCAGCCGCCGCCGGTCGTCGGCGTGCAGCCGGGCCACGCCGACACGGCGAAGGACACGTCGAAGAAGGAGACGCCGCAGCAGGGCGGCGAGGCCGAGAAGCCGCTCCAGGGCGACCCACGCCAGCAGAACGCGGTCGGCAGCGGCGCCGCGAATCCGGCGACGGCGATCACCGCGGATGCGCCGGCGCACTACTTCCGGATGATGAAGGAGCTCGCGCTGCTCGGCTTCTTCACGTCGGAGATCGGGTACACGAAGGCCATGCGGTACCAGGAGACGCCGGGGCGGTTCGATCCGTGCGTCGACTACAAGAAGGGGGATCCGGCGTGGGCGCCGCACGCGTGACGGCTTCTCGTTAGGCGTTAGGCATTGGGGGATCGGCGGGGCGAGGGGTAGGGGGTGGGCTCCCGACTTCGGCGAGGCGGAGCCGCGCGCTGCGTGCGGCGTCTCCGCACTCGCCTCAGTGGGGTCGCCCACCCCCTACCCCTCGCCCCGCCTCGCGCTCGTCGCGCCGAGCGGCCGCGCGAGGATCCAATCGGTCTGCGGGTCGGCGCCGAGCACGAACGTGTGCTCGCCCACGCGCTCGAACCCGTGCTTCCGGTAGAACGCCGCCGCCCGCGGGTTCCGCTCCCACACGCCGAGCCACAGGGTCTCGGCGCCGCGCGCGCGCGCGGCGTCCATGGCGGCATTCATGAGCGCCTGGGCGACGCCCCGCCCATGCCACGCGCTGGCGACGTAGAGGCGCTTGAGCTCCAGCGGGGCCGTGCCCTGCACCGCGGCCGGCGCCGGCCCTGACGTCAGGTGCGCGTAGCCCACGAGCTCCGCGTCGTGCTCGGCGAGCAGCACGGTGCCGGCGGGATCGCTGATCTCGGCCGTCTGACGCTCCGGCGTGAACGACGCCGCCAGATAGCGCGCCATGTCCTCGGGCGTGTTCTCGCCCTCGAACGTCTCGCGGAACGTGGCGGCGGCGAGCTGACTCAGGCGCGACGCGTCGGCGGCGGTCGCTGGCCGGACGGAGATGGACATGGCCGCATGTGTGCATGTGCGCTACGATCCCGTCTAGCCCCGTCGCGCGGCGCCTAACGCCCAAGGTGAGCTGCAAAGCCGCGAGGCTGCGGTGTTGGTCGTTCGGTCGGCGGCGGGCTGGGGGCCGTGGCGAGCGACCTGCGTGAAGCCGCTGCGGAGACGCGAAAGCGGCTCCGCGCTGCTAAACGCGGAGCCGCCACGGTCCCCAGCCCGCCGCGCCCGAAACCTCTACCCGAGCAGCGGCGCCAGGTACTGATAGTTCTTCCGTGCCGCCTCGAGCGGCGTCGCCGTGTACGACTCCTGCTCGATGTAGATCAGTGCCTCCTTGCGGTGGTGCATGCGCGCGATGAGGCGCTTGAAGTTCACGACGCCCTTGCCGAGCTCCACGTCGTGCGACGCGCCTAACGCGGGCGCGTCCTTCAGGTGGTACGACCAGATGCGGTCCGCGTACTTGTCGAGGTACGCCAGCGGATCGCCGCCGCCCACCGCGCAGTTGCCGGTGTCGAGCTGCAGGCGGACGAGCTTCGGGTCGGTGCGCTGCACGAGGACGTCGTACGGCACCACGCCGTTCACCGCCTTGAAGTCCTGCGCCTCGTCGTGGAAGCCGACCCACACGCCCGACTTGCGCGCCG
The window above is part of the Gemmatirosa kalamazoonensis genome. Proteins encoded here:
- a CDS encoding gluconate 2-dehydrogenase subunit 3 family protein is translated as MSNHSEQDRFIGRREAIFRVGGLLGGLTLVGGSALLEACQREQPRADTTAAGTGQFSPQDVAFLDEVADTILPTTAKSPGAKAAQTGAFMALMVTDTYDPKDQQTFRDGMKKVDEACTKMHGHGFMQSTPAQRLALLTELDKEQKTYSDARAAARAKQPPPVVGVQPGHADTAKDTSKKETPQQGGEAEKPLQGDPRQQNAVGSGAANPATAITADAPAHYFRMMKELALLGFFTSEIGYTKAMRYQETPGRFDPCVDYKKGDPAWAPHA
- a CDS encoding GNAT family N-acetyltransferase, with product MSISVRPATAADASRLSQLAAATFRETFEGENTPEDMARYLAASFTPERQTAEISDPAGTVLLAEHDAELVGYAHLTSGPAPAAVQGTAPLELKRLYVASAWHGRGVAQALMNAAMDAARARGAETLWLGVWERNPRAAAFYRKHGFERVGEHTFVLGADPQTDWILARPLGATSARRGEG
- a CDS encoding GMC oxidoreductase encodes the protein MQATSYDAIVVGSGISGGWAAKELTERGLRTLLLERGKNIEHVKDYVNATKAPWQYPHRGGRTKAMEHKYPVLKRDFPLNEKNLDWWASDEESPYTEVKRFDWYRGYHVGGRSLMWGRCSFRWSDFDFEANGKEGIGTDWPIRYADVAPWYAHVEKHAGISGSIEHMPQLPDGEFQPPMPLNCAEEIIARRLAENFGGRRRIIPSRTANLTQPLPGRGACQYRDACWLGCPYGAYFSTQSSTLPAAVKTGRLTLRPWAIVTEVVYDKDNKRAKGVRVLDGLTNETTEYSAKVVFLCASALNSTWILLNSARDVWPGGLGSSSGELGHNLMDHHFRVGAQGVVDEPGLLEKDQFGRKPNSLYIPRYRNLFGEKRDYVRGFGYEGSAGREGWSRAVAELGVGGDFKDMAAEPGQWTMGGTAFGEMLPNHANTVTLDESRKDKWGLPVLKIDCGHGENERLMRKDMKNDMAEMLEACGVKHVHTFEQESFPGMGIHEMGTARMGRSPKVSVLNGHNQVWDAPNVFVTDGACMASTACQNPSLTYMALTARAAAFAVDELNRRNL
- a CDS encoding GMC oxidoreductase; translation: MQSTEYDAIVVGSGISGGWAAKELTEKGLRVLLLERGKNIEHIKDYVNATKGPWQYPHRGGRTKAMEAAYPVLRRDYPLNEKNLDWWVDERESPYTEVKRFDWYRGYHVGGRSLMWGRHSYRWSDYDFEANAKDGIAIDWPIRYADIAPWYDHVEKHAGISGTRDGLPQLPDGQFMPPIPLNCAEEAVAAKIQSAFGGKRRMVHARVANATQQLPGRNACQYRNACWLGCPYGGYFSTQSSTLPAAVKTGRLTLKPWAIVTEVLYDKDRKRATGVRVIDATNDQTTDYKAKVVFLCASALNSTWVLLRSARDVWPGGLGSSSGELGHNLMDHHFRLGANGQLPGFDDKYYFGNRPAGFYIPRYRNLFGDKRDYLRGFGYQGSASRDGWSRAVAELGVGGAFKDEMAQPGQWGVGATAFGEMLPDHKNTVSLDETKKDKWGLPVHKIDCAFGENERAMRKDMMNDMAEMLTAAGATNVSTYENECFPGMGIHEMGTARMGRDPKTSVLNANNQVWDAPNVFVTDGACMVSSNCVNPSLTYMALTARAADFAVRELNRRNI